One stretch of Punica granatum isolate Tunisia-2019 chromosome 5, ASM765513v2, whole genome shotgun sequence DNA includes these proteins:
- the LOC116209666 gene encoding transcription factor bHLH148-like: MMTSSLVSGPVVIGNNGRPDRLSSRESKRRKKRKSRAHSQAQSRAHPQAQWKSEAQQRSYSDKLLHALARARLRGNAAVREAADRALAAAAKGKTRWSRAILMSRRLRVKFRKKQNKRRQGVAIAGSGRWPKKSRVSVMGLKRRTSSAVQRKVKFLGQLVPGCRKEPLPVILEEASDYIAALEMQVRAMTTLAQLLSGPGSSSGSLQPPRQ, translated from the coding sequence ATGATGACGTCATCTCTGGTCTCGGGTCCAGTAGTGATAGGCAACAACGGTAGGCCAGACCGGTTGTCGTCGCGCGAGTccaagaggaggaagaagcgGAAATCCCGGGCCCACTCCCAGGCCCAGTCCCGGGCCCACCCCCAGGCCCAGTGGAAGTCGGAGGCCCAGCAACGCTCCTACTCCGACAAGCTCCTCCATGCCCTCGCCCGAGCCCGGCTTCGCGGCAACGCAGCCGTGAGGGAGGCCGCGGACAGAGCCCTCGCGGCCGCGGCCAAGGGGAAGACCCGGTGGAGCCGGGCCATCCTGATGAGTCGCCGGCTCAGGGTGAAGTTCCGGAAGAAGCAGAATAAGAGGAGGCAGGGGGTAGCCATAGCCGGGAGCGGCCGGTGGCCGAAGAAGTCGAGAGTGAGCGTCATGGGACTGAAGCGACGGACCTCGTCGGCAGTACAACGCAAGGTGAAGTTCCTCGGCCAGTTAGTCCCCGGTTGCCGGAAAGAGCCATTGCCCGTGATCCTCGAGGAGGCGTCCGACTATATAGCGGCCCTCGAGATGCAGGTCAGGGCCATGACCACCCTCGCTCAGCTCCTCTCCGGCCCCGGCTCCTCCTCCGGCTCGCTGCAGCCGCCTCGGCAATGA